The genomic interval ACCAGTCTTTGAAAGACTTTCCATCAACACTTAAAATGATATCCCCATTTTGTAATCCGGATTTTGCTGCTGGAGAATCAGGCACTACTTCACCAACAACAGGTGGAATTGAAGGAATAAAAGGTTCTATACCCAAGCTTTGGAGTGGATCTGGTCTTTTACTATCCAACTGCCAATTAGCTAAAGGCAAAAATACTTGATGTTGACGTCCATCAACCAATGATTTAACCGTTAATTCTATAGTTTCCCCGGAGCCAACAAGAGGCATAATAGCATATTGAAAATCACGCCAGCTATTTATCTTGCTGCCATTGAGGGCAATAATTTCTTCTTTCGCTTCTAAACCTGCATGGGCAGCAATGCTGTTCGGTTTTACAGATTCAATCATAGGCGCCAAAGAGGGCATCCCAATAACCAATACCAACCATAAGGCAACAAAAGCAAAAAGGAAATTAAATAAAGGACCTGCAAAAACAATTGCTGCTCTTTTCCAGAGTGTTTGGTTGTTAAATGCCAAATGACGCTCATTTTCTGCTACTTCGCCCTCAGATTCATCAAGCATTTTGACATATCCCCCAAAGGGATTAACGACCAGGCATACTCAGTTCCTTTTTTACCTTGCCATCGTGCCAAAATAGGTCCAAAACCAAAAGAAAAGCGGAGTACTTTGACACCACACCAACGTGCCACTTGAAAATGACCGTACTCATGAATTGTGACTAATAAGATCAAAGCCAAGAAAAAATAAAGCAAAGTTGAAAGCATAGTGCTATCCTAAAAATAGTGGTAACACCCCTGATAGCTATCCAATTGTTTAGACTTAGAAAAATATAAAGATAGGTGCTCACCAATGGTGCAACCTACCAAAAACATCCTGTTTATTGATTAATTATTAAGTCCAAACAGCTTTAAAGGTTAACTCAAGAGGTTACATAGTTAATCCGAAATAAAATAAAGGTAAAGCTGCAATCAAACTATCCAAACGATCTAAAATACCCCCATGGCCAGGAATTATGGCGCCTGTATCTTTTAAATGACACCTACGCTTCAATATACTGATAAATAAATCTCCGAAGATTGCAATTATTATAGTACATAAGGCTAAAACAAACCAATGAACCTGAGCAACAGGTTTAAAATAATAATAACCACCCCAAGCAATAATCAAGGATAAAATCACGCCGCCAAATACTCCCTCCCAAGATTTTCCTGGGCTCACTTGAGGAATTAGCTTATGTTTTCCCATAATTTTACCACTGAAATAAGCGCCTGAATCTGATGCCCAAATTAAAAACAACAAGTAAACTAATAGTTCCTTACCTTGAGATAAACTATATAAATGAAACAGGCTTTGCAAAAATAAAGGCAATAGTAACAAGCAAGCCCCAGCAACAATAACAGGATAACCCCAATATTTCTGTGAGCCAGGAAAAGTGATAATCGCAACAATAATCAAACCCCATAAAATCAAGCCTAGGACTAGCCAATAAGAAAATAAATAACCACAACCCCACAAACCCAAAAGCAGCAACAAAACAAATCCAACTTGAGCACTGATTTTTTTTATAGGAATTAATTGGAACGATTCTCGACCCGCAGCAATGTAAACGATTAAGACAATTCCTGCTAAAAGCCATTGATTGCCATAAAAAATCAGCCATAAAACCAAGGGAATTAAAATCAATGCAGTTATAAGACGTTGTAGGAACATGATATTGCCCTTATGGTTTAAAAATTTATTTATGAGTTGTATATAAAAATTAATGTATTTTTTATATTAAACTATTCCAATTTTAAAACGGGATCTCGTACAAACGCTATGCGTTTTACGGGATAACATTCGTTTAGCGGCACAAAGGGATAAAAATACGCTTTATGTCGAACTCGCGTTAATTAAGAAATTTGCCCAAATCTTCTTTTTCTTTTATTAAAGGATGCTAAAGCCAACTCCAATTCATTCTCCCCGAAGTCTGGCCAATGGACTTCGCTAAAATAAAGCTCCGTATAGGCAAGTTGCCAAAGGAAAAAATTGCTAATCCGTAGCTCGCCACTGGTGCGAATAAATAAATCAGGATCAGGTAATCCTTCGGTGTCTAAATAACGAGCAAAAGTGATTTCATTAATTTCATCAATTTTTAATTCACCACTAAGGACTGCTTGTGCCATTTTTTTTGCCGCATTTGCCACATCCCACTTGCCGCCATAATTAACCACTACATTCAAAGTGAATTGCTCATTTTTTGCTGTTAAAACTTCTGCTTCATGCATTTGTTCTTGTAAAACTGGAGATAAAGAACTCCGATTTCCAGTAAAACGCATCTTTATTCCATGCTGATTTAATTCGGCTATTTCCTTGCGCAGAGATTCTAGAAATAATTCCATCAAAAAGCTTACCTCTTCAACAGGACGTAACCAGTTTTCAGAGCTAAACGCAAATAAACTAAGATAAGGCACTCCTTTTGCCATACAGCAACGAATCATTTTCTTTACTGATTCAACTCCTGCTTTATGACCTTCAATGCGAGCCAATCCTTTACTTTCAGCCCAACGACCATTTCCATCCATAACAATAGCAATATGCTGAGGAATTTTTTGCTCTGACACCATTCTTCCCAAACTAATAAATAGTGCATAGTCTAACTGCTTTAACATAAAAATGTCACTACTCAAAAACTATCTAAATGACGTGTGTTCGACGTAAGGTCACTTCCATGCTGTCTTTACGTTACTGAGCGAACGCTATCCCATAAAAGGCATCGCATTCATAGGGTATCTAGTTCTAAATAAAATCAGTGCGATATAAAGAATCGACCTTTATTTTATATCGAACTCACCCGAATCAATACTTTTTGGACAGGCGCAGATTGATGCATTGAAAGCATGATATCACAGACAAAATTGTTCTGATTCCATGTAAATTTCTCAGAAACTAAGGAATGCATTACAAATTAAGTCATGTATAATCTTTCTTCTGAATTTGATCCTATTTTGCGGAGTATTACATGCAAAAAAAAACGCCATTATTGCTCATGATTTTGGATGGTTGGGGGTATAACGAAAATAACCAATATAATGCTATTGCCCAAGCCAAAACACCTCAATGGGATGAATGGTGGAAAAACTGCCCACATATTCTTTTGCAAGCCGCTGGTGATTCTGTAGGGTTGCCTGATGCACAAATGGGTAATTCAGAAGTAGGACATATGCATATTGGCGCAGGCCGAGTTATAGAACAAGATTTCACCCGAATCAACAAAAGTATAAAAAATGGTCAATTCGCGAATAATCCTGTTTTTTGTAACGTTATTACTACATTACAAAAAACTGAAAAAGCATTGCATATCATGGGATTATTCTCCCCAGGTGGGGTTCATAGCCATGAGCAACATTTATTTGCTTTACTTGACTTATGTGTTCAACAAAAATTTACCGCGGTTTATCTGCATTTATTCCTGGATGGGCGCGACACTCCGCCGCAAAGCGCATTATTAAGCTTAGAACGCCTGGAGTCATACCTTAAAACTCACCCAGTAGCGACTATAGCTTCGATTAGTGGGCGTTATTATGCGATGGATAGAGATAATCGGTGGGACAGAATAGAACAAGTTTATTCCGTATTAACCCAAAGCGAGAGCAAGTATCATTTTGCAGATGCAGAAACTGCGATAAAATCGTATTATCGGGAAAATCTGTCCGACGAATTTATACCCCCAACTCAAATTGCTAAGCCGCACTCAATTAAGGATGGTGATGCTGTTTTATTTTTTAATTTTCGTGCAGATAGAGCCCGCCAACTCTCCACGGCTTTTCTTGATCCTGAATTTAAAAAGTTTAACCGAACAATTAAGCCCCAATTATCTTATTTTGTCAGTATGACTCAATATGATAAAAACTTACCAACGACGGCAGCTTTCCCACCAATTCCCTTAAATAATACTCTAGGAGAGGTCCTTGCCACCCACGGATTAAGTCAATTACGTATTGCAGAAACCGAAAAATATGCCCATGTCACTTTTTTCTTTAATGGTGGCAATGAAAATGTTTTTCCCAATGAAGAACGGGTTCTAATTCCGTCTCCTAAGATTGCTACCTATAATTTACAACCTGAAATGAGCGCCCCTCAATTAACACAGCAATTAATTGCAGCGATTGACAGCCAAGCATATGATGTAATTATTTGTAATTATGCTAATGCTGATATGGTTGGTCATAGCGGAGATTTTGCAGCAACTGTTACTGCCATAGAATGCCTAGATCAATGTATGAGTCAAGTATGGCATGCATTAGCGCAACACGGCGGCCAATTATTGATTACATCCGATCATGGCAATGCTGAAGAAATGTTTGACGAAAATACCCATCAAGCACATACTGCTCATACAAGTGAGCCTGTACCTTTGTTATACGTTGGGGGGCTTTGGCATTTTACTTACAGCGAAGGAAGTTTAACGGATATTGCGCCAACGATGTTGACCTTACTCGGAATTACTCCTCCAGCTGAAATGACCGGTCATTCATTATTAGAAAAAAATATTCATGAATAAACGTAATTGTACTATGTGTTGTAGCTCAAATCAGTCGGATACCAAGCGAAATCGTTTGTTCTCTTTGGTCAAAATGAATCAAAAACGAAAACCTAGTCATTGGCAAAAAGTAGCTATTTATTGTAACAGATCCCTCTTGGGGATACTTTTTTGCTTCAATATTTATGCAGAATCATCCCCCGCCGTACTGCAAACACAAAATAAGCTTAAACAGCTAGATGCCCAAATTAATAGCTTACAACAAACATTAAATTCTGCGCATGATAAACGTGGCGTTTTAAATAAAGAGTTATCAGAAACTGAAAAACAAATCGGTGCGTGTGTGCAAAAATTGCGCTCGATACAAAATGATATAAATAGTACAGAAAATAAAATTGTTGGGTTACAAAATCAAGTCAATCAGTTAAAC from Legionella sainthelensi carries:
- a CDS encoding phosphatidate cytidylyltransferase, with the protein product MFLQRLITALILIPLVLWLIFYGNQWLLAGIVLIVYIAAGRESFQLIPIKKISAQVGFVLLLLLGLWGCGYLFSYWLVLGLILWGLIIVAIITFPGSQKYWGYPVIVAGACLLLLPLFLQSLFHLYSLSQGKELLVYLLFLIWASDSGAYFSGKIMGKHKLIPQVSPGKSWEGVFGGVILSLIIAWGGYYYFKPVAQVHWFVLALCTIIIAIFGDLFISILKRRCHLKDTGAIIPGHGGILDRLDSLIAALPLFYFGLTM
- the uppS gene encoding polyprenyl diphosphate synthase, with translation MLKQLDYALFISLGRMVSEQKIPQHIAIVMDGNGRWAESKGLARIEGHKAGVESVKKMIRCCMAKGVPYLSLFAFSSENWLRPVEEVSFLMELFLESLRKEIAELNQHGIKMRFTGNRSSLSPVLQEQMHEAEVLTAKNEQFTLNVVVNYGGKWDVANAAKKMAQAVLSGELKIDEINEITFARYLDTEGLPDPDLFIRTSGELRISNFFLWQLAYTELYFSEVHWPDFGENELELALASFNKRKRRFGQIS
- the gpmI gene encoding 2,3-bisphosphoglycerate-independent phosphoglycerate mutase, with the translated sequence MQKKTPLLLMILDGWGYNENNQYNAIAQAKTPQWDEWWKNCPHILLQAAGDSVGLPDAQMGNSEVGHMHIGAGRVIEQDFTRINKSIKNGQFANNPVFCNVITTLQKTEKALHIMGLFSPGGVHSHEQHLFALLDLCVQQKFTAVYLHLFLDGRDTPPQSALLSLERLESYLKTHPVATIASISGRYYAMDRDNRWDRIEQVYSVLTQSESKYHFADAETAIKSYYRENLSDEFIPPTQIAKPHSIKDGDAVLFFNFRADRARQLSTAFLDPEFKKFNRTIKPQLSYFVSMTQYDKNLPTTAAFPPIPLNNTLGEVLATHGLSQLRIAETEKYAHVTFFFNGGNENVFPNEERVLIPSPKIATYNLQPEMSAPQLTQQLIAAIDSQAYDVIICNYANADMVGHSGDFAATVTAIECLDQCMSQVWHALAQHGGQLLITSDHGNAEEMFDENTHQAHTAHTSEPVPLLYVGGLWHFTYSEGSLTDIAPTMLTLLGITPPAEMTGHSLLEKNIHE